In Takifugu flavidus isolate HTHZ2018 chromosome 1, ASM371156v2, whole genome shotgun sequence, the DNA window ATCCCCCTGTTGCTGATGAACCCTGAGGCAGGGACCCCTGCAGATCTCATCCTCACCCGCCTCCTGGTGCCTCCGCTCTGTATACGGCCGTCTGTCGTCAGCGACCTGAAGTCGGGCACCAACGAGGACGACCTCACCATGAAACTCACAGAGATTATTTTCCTCAACGACGTCATCAAAAAGGTCTGCCGCCTCACGGACTTGACTCTCTGAGCACTCGATTGAATAAGGTTAGCCGTTTTTAGATTTCCTGCACTAACAAACACCTTATCGTTTAGCATCGAATGACAGGGGCAAAGACCCAAATGATCATGGAGGACTGGGACTTCCTTCAGCTGCAGTGTGCCCTCTACATCAACAGTGAGCTGTCTGGCATCCCCCTAAACATGGCACCAAAGAAGTGGACCAGAGGATTTGTGCAGAGACTTAAGGGGAAGCAAGGTATGATCTTTAttaaacttgaaaaaaaaatccaaatgaaattATACAACATTTTATGGCAGGAATCATAAGATTACCGAAAACTGCCATTAATGACGTAAAACGTCGCACCTTGcctgccactagggggcaatAAAGatctattttacattttcaaggAACTCTTACGTTGTTCGTCCTTATAACAAGTCTTTGTCGCTAATCAGTGACTATAGATTAGTTTAGTAATATGACAATTTTAACCTGTATATGATTATAGATTTTGTTACTGTTGTTTTCAGGCCGATTTAGAGGAAACCTCTCAGGAAAAAGAGTGGACTTCTCTGGCAGAACGGTCATTTCCCCCGATCCAAATCTGCGTATTGATGAGGTGGCTGTCCCCGTGCACGTGGCCAAAATCCTGACATACCCAGAGAGGGTGAGCCCTGCTCCCTTGCTGCACCGCATGTATGATTTCAGGCACGTCAATGGGGACTTTCATTTGTACAGGTGAACAAAGCCAACCTGGAGCTAATGAGGAAACTTGTACGGAATGGTCCTGAAGTTCATCCTGGTGCCAATTTTATCCAGAATCGCTTTACGCAGATTAAAAGGTGAAGATTTTTCCCCACCCTGTCAATGGTGCAAATGTTGATCACCAGCAAAAAATGATGTCCTCTTCTTTCAGGTTTTTAAAATATGGAAACCGCGAGAAGATAGCTCAGGAGCTTAGGCTGGGCGACGTCGTGGAAAGGCACCTGATAGACGGAGACATCGTGCTCTTCAATCGACAACCGTCCCTGCACAAACTCAGCATCATGGCCCATATTGTGAATCCCCTCATTTTAATCCCAATGGTGGATCTATACTCTTGTTTAGTTTGCTGTCATATATCACAGttattttcctcttcctcatctcacAGGCCAGAGTCAAACCTCACAGGACGTTCCGGTTCAACGAGTGCGTGTGCACTCCTTATAATGCTGACTTTGACGGTGATGAAATGAACCTTCACCTGCCCCAGACTGAAGAAGCCAAAGCTGAGGCTCTTGTCCTGATGGGGGTAATGTATCCCTGACAGTAACCACTGACTGTCCTCACTACCATAGATTATACATTTGAAAGGTAATGATGCATAATTTGTGTTCATTAATCTAATTGCCCGAGGCCGTATTAGCAACTCAGGTGTTGTTATGGGTTGCTTATGTTTCCACTGACCGATGGTGCAttcataaaaatatgaaaaggaAGTAATTAAAAGCCTCAGGTGGCCGAAACCCAGCACATTTGCATAATAACAGGACAAATAAACAGGTCTTTTGTCTAATCATGTGTGTCAACTTGCACCATTGCCAGCAGACCATCTTAGTGGCCAATTTTGAAGGTCTATTTCCAGTAACTATTGTTCATAGAAAACGGAGCGCTGACCGTAATTGCAATCTCCCCGTCCTTCCAGACAAAAGCCAACCTTGTCACTCCGAGAAATGGGGAACCTCTGATTGCTGCTATTCAGGACTTTCTGACAGGTCGGTGACGTAACATGCGGCAGCAACTTGCTGTGCTCTCGTCTTTATGATGCCTCTGCTGCTTTCTTATAAACCCTCATAAAGTTGGACAACATAGTTTGCGACTGCAAAGAATTTGTAAAGTGTACTTGATACCTCATGGGGGAGCtgtttagccttttttttttttttaaacttattaatttgttgtttttctagGAGCATATCTCTTGACCTTGAAGGACACATTCTTTGACAGATCAAAATCTTGTCAGATTGTGGCATCAATTCTTGTGGGGAAAGATGAAAAAGTCAGGATCTCTCTCCCCCGTCCAGCTATAATGAAGGTACATCACAACGGTGGGCTTCTTGCATAATTCCGTTGTGACAAATGCTAATATTCGTCCATGCTATGTGTCCATCAGCCCATGGCCCTGTGGACAGGCAAACAGATCTTCAGCGTCATTCTGAAGCCCAGCAAGGAATGTCCAGTCAATGCCAACCTGAGGACAAAGGGCAAACAATACTGCGGCAAAGGGGAGGATCTGTGTCACAATGACTCGTGTGAGTTAAGGCTATGAATGCGTGCGAATAAGACACCTTCAGAACCATCGCAAACATTTCTGAATAGGCTTTATTTCCAGTGAATCTTCAGTAAAAGGAGCGAAAGGAAGCAAGATACTtctaatttaaataaaagttaatcAGAGAGCTCTTAAGTTCCTAACTTTTAAATTGCATTCTATTTACCTGCAGTTTGAGTTAATGAGCGGagctcattcattcatcatttacCTCATTATTGGTAACCAATGACATCAATTCTTCTCGTCACTTTTGCAGTCGTCGTCATCCACAACAGCGAGCTGATGTGTGGGAGCATGGACAAGGGCACCTTGGGGTCTGGATCAAAGAACAACATCTTCTACATCCTCCTGAGGGACTGgggtcagctggaggcagcaaATGCCATGTCCCGCCTAGCAAGACTTGCCCCGGTGTATCTGTGTAGGTGGTAGTCAGTTTCTTTCTTCGGATTGTAACCCCCGCCTGGATAATCCATGTCATTCCAATAATCATTTCAGCCAATCGCGGCTTTTCCATCGGAATCGGCGATGTTACACCTGGTCAGAGTCTCCTGAAGGCCAAACACGACCTTCTGGATGATGGTTATACGAAGTGCGACGAGTACATCGACGCTCTGCAGACGGGGAAGTTGCAGCAGCAACCCGGCTGCTCCGCAGAGGAGACGCTGGAGGTAAGCGTGGCTGCTTGATATTCAAGCTGACTGCTGCTGATATTATTTTGGTTTTCTATTTTGGAAGCTCATAGCAATAAGCTTCCTTTGATTCTCTGCAGAGTGTGATTGTGTTCCACCGTTGCATGTTAATAAAATATTAGCACTAGTGTAGTAAAGGTCACATAATGTGTTTGAAATTAAAATTgtatttgatttttgtttttgatccACAAACTGCGGAAAtgcttttcctgccactgttttattattttgtgcaCAGGCGCTCATCCTGAGGGAGCTGTCTGTCATCAGAGACCGAGCTGGCAGCGCCTGCCTCAGAGAGCTGGACAAGAGCAACAGCCCCCTGATCATGGCTCTTTGTGGCTCCAAAGGTAAGCTGaggttgaaagaaaaaaacagatttctgcattatttatgtGAATTTTCCTTCATTGCTGTTAGCACAAACTTGCTTCATGAAAGTTATTCAAATAATAATGAATTACATAattttttaaatccatttttaggTTGTTTTCTCTGTAAGACATTGATAAATTAATTACAGAGCATTCACCCTTAAAGTGCCCTGTAATTAATCCAGAAAGTGTTTCATTTTGTTATTAGGATATTATGTTCTGTAAGGAGATGAAACATGTTTGTTCCTGGACTTGGAAGGTGCAAATGTGTGTAATGGCATAATGAGCTCAAAGACCTCTCTGCTCCTGTCCTGGAAACGCAATTATGAATCTACTTTGCATGTAAACGGAAAAATAGCCGGCCCCTTCAGTTTGAGTAGATGTACCTACATAGATGCACCTATTCTTGTACCTACAGTGTCCTTAATGTCTTTGTGTGCTGTTTATGTtgtttatttctcttctttgtcCAGGATCCTTCATCAATATCTCCCAGATGATCGCCTGTGTGGGCCAGCAGGCTATAAGTGGCTCCCGAGTGCCTGATGGTTTTGAAAATCGATCACTGCCTCACTTCGAAAAACACTCCAAAGTAAGATCTGAATGATCATTTCTGCTAAGTGCCCTTCAAAATGCATCCTGAATGTGTTCTGTTTGGTCATGTCTGCTGAAGGTTTGCTCACTGTAATTCAAATTTCTCGACAGCTACCTGCTGCTAAAGGCTTCGTGGCCAACAGCTTCTACTCTGGCCTGACGCCCACAGAGTTTTTCTTCCACACTATGGCCGGTCGGGAAGGTCTAGTGGACACAGCGGTCAAAACTGCAGAAACTGGGTACATGCAGGTAATGTCCGTGGTTTCAGGATGGTTTAAGCCATCCAAAGGTCACTTGATCCCAACCTCATACTCAAAGATATACTGATTACACCTTCAGGTCTCAACCGTGCATTACACAATCATAGATTTAGTACAGGTTGACTTGGGCCTGAGGCGATCTCAGCAATATTGATTGCGTTTCATTGGTTAAAGGTCACATTCGATGTATCAGTGGCTGGGAGAAGCACCTCAAGAATCGCTTCTTAGCTAACTTGCACCTTCATCATGAAGTCATTAGTTTTGTAGTGGGTGAAAGCCGTCCGTGCTGTTCCCGGCAGAGACGTCTGGTGAAGTCCCTGGAGGATTTGTGCTCGCAGTACGACCTGACGGTTCGCAGCTCCACCGgcgacatcattcagttcatctACGGCGGCGATGGGCTGGACCCCGCCGCCATGGAGGGGAAGGATGAGCCCCTAGAGTTTAAAAGAGTCCTGGACAACATTCGGGTGAGTTGGTAAAACGTTTTCTTTTCTAAAAATGCTCTGTAGTGCAACAGCGATCATTATTTCTGATCAACTTTTCTTCTCCCGcctattttcttttcagcaaGATATACTTTtgtaaaagtatttaaaaaccAGAAAGTAAACAACACTGGCCACAATATTCTAAAAGTTTTAATTGGACTCCTCCATCATCGTAAAATGCCACCTGACAACAGATCAATTTCCCAATTTTGAGAAAATCCAGGATAAACGCATCAAACAAAAATCTGTTTCCCCTATTGGGTTCAAGTTGTTGGGGTGGCTTAAGTTGTGTTTCCCACTGTGGTTCACCCCCAGTAATCACATACCTGTTGCTCTCTGCCCCCACCTGCACCCACCAAGGCGGTTTACACATGCTCGGATGAGCCTGCGCTCAGTCAGAACGAGCTGGTCCTCACTgcagacgccatcatgaagagAGCCGACTTCCTGTGCTGCAGAGACAGCTTCCTGGAGGTATCCCACTCATCCTGCAGTCTGCTGTTAAACCTTTATCTAAATATCAAGTGTATGAGGGAAACATCAAGTTCATGATTAAattaatgacattaaaaaagTACCATATAAGAGCTCTTTCAGACTACACTATTTAGCCTGTTGACAGTTTAATCttaattaaatctcatatttgactaacagcagcagagaaaacgTAAAATGAGACCAAATTTCCCTTCGGCGAAGATAAAATAATTTTCAGTGCCTGTtcagtgatttttttatttttttatttattttattcatatgTCATTTGATACTCTGCTTTTCTTCAGTCTGTGAGACAAACTGCTGCGATCATTTTAGAAATTAAGATCAattcataattttaaaaaaaacaaaccataatTTGGACAATTGAAGCTCAACCCCAGCCACAGTCAGCATTTAGCGTAATTGTCTTTGGAAATATACAGCAATTTACGCAGATTTGGAAGCTATCATGAGAACGTTGACGTGGAGCGAATTATCCGCCGGCGGTGGTGATGTTAAcaatttttcctcttttgtgaaGGAGTTAACTGACACTGGCTCAGAGAAGTACTTAGAGGTATTGTGACAGAGCATGTGCGAGTGCAATTTAACTGGATTGTGACTTGTGGATGCCAGAGTGATGACACATTCAATAACCGGATAATTAAatgcctccctctcctctgtatTAAATCCACTCTTGTATCTATCTGGGGGATCTTTTCAAAAAAAGTGGgagttgtttgtgttttgcatGCGTCAACGTGCAGGTTGGCTGTCAGCTCCCCTGAGCCCCTCGTCTTCTAACTTTAAGTTCCCTCACCCGTAGGAGATCAAGAAGTTTGTCAAGGGCTTCTCGGAACGAATCAAGAAGACCAGAGACAAATACGGCATCAACGACAACGGCACCAGCGAGGTAGGGTCCCGGGGAACACGGCCATCGAATTCAGCCGCCTTTTAAAGTTCGCTCATGTCTGCTCTGTCTGGCACGTTGCAGCCAAAGGTTCTGTATCAGCTGGACCGGATAACACCCACCCAGCTGGAGAGGTTCCTCGAAACTTGCAGAGACAAGTACATGAGGTACGAGATGCTGAGTTCTTTTCGAAGGACAAGAACTTTTGTACCATCAGTtttggaaaagagaaaaaagtacCTAAAAAAAAATGGCATTCTCCACAGCGTTTTTTTTAGCTCTCTCAAATGTTAATAACCTAGCGCTTGTTAAGCTGCCTGTGCCTACCAAATGGCGCTTTTATTCTCCTTTTATTACCTCTGCCAAGAACGTTGTGCATAAATCAACAACTTTtgatgaaattttcaggaaatgtcaATCAACGGGACAGGAGGAGCTCATTTTTTCCTTTAGTGACTCCCCTTTGGCTACAGCAGTTATGTAATGTAACCACCTATTACTGCCTACAGCTATACTATACTACGGGTGTAAGTTACAGAAGGTGGCAAATTGACCTGCTTGTTTAAATATCTACTTAATCAGTTTTCAGGTCTTCAGGCTTCTTCGCAGCTTCACTTATCCGCTCAAAGAAAAGGGAGGTTTAGACACACAAATCAGTTAATTCTGAGAAGCATGTGCCGAGAGTAGAATGAAAGAGGACAGAGTCGGATTGTAAATGTTGGATTTAAGGACTTTCCTGTGCTCCTGTCTGCATCTTCCACCCAGGGCTCAGATGGAGCCAGGCTCCGCCGTCGGGGCTCTTTGTGCTCAGAGCATCGGTGAGCCAGGCACTCAGATGACCCTTAAAACCTTCCACTTCGCCGGCGTGGCCTCCATGAACATCACTCTTGGGGTCCCGCGCATCAAAGAGATAATCAACGCTTCTAAGAACATCAGGTATAATCATATAGGCGGGACAACCTGTCTGAACAGAGGCAGAGGCGGCGAAGGCACATAGAGACGTGTTCTCGGTCCCAGGAGGTCTGAAGAAGTGGGATGATTGATTATGGCCAAAAGCAAAATGTGTTAGATGATCCGTGGACAAacccttctgctcctccttcagcacGCCTATAATCACGGCTCATCTGGACGTGGAGGACGACGCCGACTTTGCCAGACTGGTGAAGGGGAGGATTGAGAAGACCCTTCTGGGAGAGGTAAGTCACGTTCTACACGTGTCATGCCTCAAATGGCGTCCCATCCTGAAGCCCGGAATAATGCATCTCGCTGTCCTCTTCAGATCTCGGAGTACATAGAAGAGGTCTTTCTACCCGATGACTGTTTCATCCTTGTGAAATTGTCACTGGAGAGAATAAGATTGCTGCGATTGGAGGTTCAACCATTTCCTTACTTCTCCTCTACATCTAAAGTTGATTAGCTTGTCTTTTGATTCTAAAAATGAATACATTGTGTAGAAACAGTCTGTCTGCTTTGATCCCGTCTACAAAGGTAGAAAAGAGGTTCAAACCTACGCAGGATTTCAGACAATTGAATTTAAAGGCGGTTTAGCTACAATGGTAGCCATTCAACTCCCATCTTAAAGATTCTCTTTTCAtctctgtctttattttcaagGTCAACGCAGAGACCGTGCGTTATTCCATTTGTATGTCGAAACTGCGAGTGAAGCCGGGCGACATCGCCGTGCACGGCGAGGCGGTGGTGTGCGTGTCTC includes these proteins:
- the polr3a gene encoding DNA-directed RNA polymerase III subunit RPC1, with amino-acid sequence MAKEQFRETDVAQKISHICFGMKSAEQMRQQAHIQVVSKNLYSQDTSHTPLAYGVLDHRMGTSEKDRPCLTCGKNLADCLGHYGYLDLELPCFHIGYFKAIIGILQMICKTCSSIMLNREEKLQFMDQLKRPTLTYLQKRGLKKKISEKCRKRTVCLNCSAFNGPVKKCGLLKIIHEKYKTNKKVVDPFVSDFLQSFDIAIEHNKVLEPLLSRAQENLNPLVVRNLFKRISREDIPLLLMNPEAGTPADLILTRLLVPPLCIRPSVVSDLKSGTNEDDLTMKLTEIIFLNDVIKKHRMTGAKTQMIMEDWDFLQLQCALYINSELSGIPLNMAPKKWTRGFVQRLKGKQGRFRGNLSGKRVDFSGRTVISPDPNLRIDEVAVPVHVAKILTYPERVNKANLELMRKLVRNGPEVHPGANFIQNRFTQIKRFLKYGNREKIAQELRLGDVVERHLIDGDIVLFNRQPSLHKLSIMAHIARVKPHRTFRFNECVCTPYNADFDGDEMNLHLPQTEEAKAEALVLMGTKANLVTPRNGEPLIAAIQDFLTGAYLLTLKDTFFDRSKSCQIVASILVGKDEKVRISLPRPAIMKPMALWTGKQIFSVILKPSKECPVNANLRTKGKQYCGKGEDLCHNDSFVVIHNSELMCGSMDKGTLGSGSKNNIFYILLRDWGQLEAANAMSRLARLAPVYLSNRGFSIGIGDVTPGQSLLKAKHDLLDDGYTKCDEYIDALQTGKLQQQPGCSAEETLEALILRELSVIRDRAGSACLRELDKSNSPLIMALCGSKGSFINISQMIACVGQQAISGSRVPDGFENRSLPHFEKHSKLPAAKGFVANSFYSGLTPTEFFFHTMAGREGLVDTAVKTAETGYMQRRLVKSLEDLCSQYDLTVRSSTGDIIQFIYGGDGLDPAAMEGKDEPLEFKRVLDNIRAVYTCSDEPALSQNELVLTADAIMKRADFLCCRDSFLEEIKKFVKGFSERIKKTRDKYGINDNGTSEPKVLYQLDRITPTQLERFLETCRDKYMRAQMEPGSAVGALCAQSIGEPGTQMTLKTFHFAGVASMNITLGVPRIKEIINASKNISTPIITAHLDVEDDADFARLVKGRIEKTLLGEISEYIEEVFLPDDCFILVKLSLERIRLLRLEVNAETVRYSICMSKLRVKPGDIAVHGEAVVCVSPRENSKSSMYYVLQSLKEDLPKVVVQGIPEVARAVIHIDEQSGRNKYKLLVEGDNLRAVMATHGVNGSRTTSNNTYEVEKTLGIEAARSTIINEIQYTMVNHGMSIDRRHVMLLADLMSYKGEILGITRFGLAKMKESVLMLASFEKTADHLFDAAYFGQKDSVCGVSECIIMGIPMNIGTGLFKLLHKAEKEPSPAKRPLLFDNPDFHIPLNT